Proteins encoded together in one Plasmodium vivax chromosome 6, whole genome shotgun sequence window:
- a CDS encoding dynamin protein, putative (encoded by transcript PVX_110885A; An homologous protein was characterized in D. discoideum PMID: 9880338), whose translation MDKLVPIVNKLQNVLSSFISSETLSLPHIAVVGAQSVGKTSLLESLVGLSFMPKGEDIVTRTPIIIQLTNSKSEECYCTLTYTDYENNRVEKHVDDFSILNDMLIDVTEEITGGNKCIKESPIIIEIHKSDVLDLTLIDLPGLTKVPVGNQPQNVEEQIVNLVNKYIKNPNCIILAVSCANIDLANSDSLKMARSVDPKHERTIGVITKCDMVEKPEIWKKMISGSLYPLKKGFVAVVCRSQKEVEDNTTIEDSLRKEEEYFNQCLDLSNQMESIMECGIKNLAKKLNNILIEHIKNTVPFLKPKIDALKSIEEEKLLELGEPMDNMNRSEYLAVLVNYITKFSQQYQDIIDGKVFYKDRVDELKGGARIHYIFNDWYIKSLNDFSPLELLTDEEIRIAIRNSSGPRGALFVPESAFETLIKKLINCLKEPSLRCADQVYEELIKIVDNCRIADMERFTNLKSAINEQVKILLKDCLQPTKEMIKNLMLIELSYINTSHPDFLNEQFMRNVYDKDNDYVEELDHAVHMQSNSNKLPHSKRDFPDGYPPTGSGGSNNCMGSSTVLHPHQHQQHSQYSQHSQHAQHAQHHHPSHHHPPPNHPPYKEDAKLWKGKDDMRPFKSKEGTKITNIHNSRENVFVLPVIPEKIIPEYSSSSKEIIEIDLIKSLINNYFNIVRKHIADAVPKAIMHFMVNTSRKTMQKVLISNLHNSELFNLFNECSSIKVKRNNCKKNLESLNQAIKMLAEIRNQEL comes from the coding sequence atggataAGCTAGTGCCAATAGTAAACAAGTTGCAAAACGTGCTGTCTTCGTTCATTAGCAGCGAGACGCTTAGCCTGCCGCACATCGCGGTAGTGGGAGCACAGTCAGTAGGTAAGACGTCCCTGCTGGAATCGCTAGTTGGGTTAAGTTTTATGCCAAAGGGTGAAGATATAGTAACGAGGACCCCAATCATTATACAGTTAACAAATTCAAAGTCGGAAGAATGTTACTGCACGTTGACCTATACGGATTATGAAAATAACCGAGTGGAAAAACATGTAGAcgatttttccattttgaatgaTATGCTCATAGATGTGACGGAAGAAATTACTGGAGGGAATAAGTGCATTAAGGAAAGTCCAATAATTATAGAAATACACAAAAGTGACGTTCTAGATTTAACCCTAATTGATTTGCCAGGGTTAACAAAAGTACCCGTAGGAAATCAGCCACAAAATGTGGAGGAACAAATTGTCAATTtggtaaataaatatataaaaaatccCAACTGCATCATTTTAGCCGTGTCTTGTGCTAACATCGATTTAGCCAATTCGGACAGTTTGAAAATGGCTAGAAGTGTAGACCCCAAACATGAAAGAACCATAGGAGTTATCACAAAATGTGATATGGTGGAGAAGCCAGAGATATGGAAGAAGATGATTAGCGGTTCGTTGTAcccattaaaaaaagggttcgTGGCAGTTGTCTGTAGGAGTCaaaaagaagtggaagatAACACCACCATTGAAGATTCTTTgaggaaggaggaagaatattttaatcAGTGTTTAGATCTTTCAAACCAAATGGAAAGCATTATGGAATGTGGAATTAAGAATCTAGCCAAAAAGTTAAATAATATCCTTATTgagcatattaaaaataccgtcccttttttaaaacctaaAATAGATGCTTTGAAAAGTatagaggaggagaagctacTAGAATTAGGAGAACCCATGGATAATATGAACCGGTCTGAGTATTTAGCAGTCCTGGTGAATTACATCACGAAATTTTCGCAGCAATATCAAGACATAATAGATGGAAAAGTGTTTTATAAGGACAGGGTGGATGAACTAAAGGGAGGGGCAAGGAtacattacatttttaatgacTGGTATATAAAATCTTTAAATGATTTTTCCCCATTAGAATTGTTAACAGATGAAGAAATACGAATAGCTATTCGGAATTCTAGTGGACCAAGAGGTGCCCTTTTTGTCCCAGAAAGTGCTTTCGAAAcgttgataaaaaaattaatcaacTGTTTGAAGGAACCTTCCCTTCGTTGCGCTGATCAGGTGTATGAAGAactcataaaaattgtgGACAACTGTCGAATAGCAGATATGGAGAGATTCACCAATTTGAAGAGTGCAATAAATGAGCAGGTTAAAATATTGCTAAAGGATTGCTTACAGCCAACAAAGgagatgataaaaaatttgatgtTAATTGAGCTCTCCTACATTAATACGAGCCACCCGGATTTCCTCAATGAGCAGTTTATGAGGAATGTGTACGATAAGGACAACGACTACGTGGAGGAGCTGGACCACGCGGTGCACATGCAGAGCAACAGCAATAAGCTCCCGCACTCGAAACGGGACTTCCCGGATGGGTACCCCCCCACGGGCAGCGGCGGCAGCAACAATTGCATGGGCAGCTCCACCGTGCTGCACCCGCATCAGCATCAGCAGCATTCACAATATTCGCAGCACTCGCAACATGCGCAACATGCGCAGCATCACCACCCGTCGCATCACCACCCGCCGCCTAACCACCCCCCGTATAAGGAAGACGCCAAGCTGTGGAAAGGCAAGGACGATATGCGGCCCTTCAAAAGTAAAGAAGGGACAAAAATCACGAACATCCACAATAGCAGAGAAAACGTCTTCGTTCTGCCGGTCATTcctgaaaaaataattccagaatactcctcctcctccaagGAAATAATAGAAATCGACCTAATAAAATCTTTAATTAACAACTACTTTAACATTGTTCGAAAGCACATAGCCGATGCTGTTCCGAAGGCAATTATGCACTTCATGGTTAACACATCTAGGAAGACCATGCAGAAGGTGCTCATTTCCAATTTGCATAATAGCgagctttttaatttatttaatgagTGTTCGTCCATTAAGGTGAAACGGAACAACTGCAAGAAGAATTTGGAATCCCTAAACCAGGCGATCAAGATGTTGGCGGAGATTAGGAATCAGGAGCTTTAG